Sequence from the Bombus pyrosoma isolate SC7728 linkage group LG3, ASM1482585v1, whole genome shotgun sequence genome:
AATGAAACATGAAGCCCGTTTAAGATCCCTCGAGCAAACGCATCGCTTCTGTCGGCATTGAAATCATCGAAGTTAATCATCGTCGGAGGCGAACGGCCGGCAGGGAACAATTAAACGCATGAAAGTGCATTCAACTCGAACGTCTTTCGCATAGCATCAGCTTTGATGACGATCTTTTAAGCAAGATCTTGGGGGGAAATGTTCCAAGGccattctttaatattatcaacCAAACGCAGCGGCGTCTTTATCGCGTTGGTGCATCGATTATCTAACGCAGTAATAACCttgattatataattattcgctTGCTCATATGAGAGGCATCCTCTGCCATTTATTACACTTTTTTTCCAACCGGTAACGATCCACTGTGTTCGCCTCGCGAAAACGGAACCCGCCTCTTCTACTTCGTTGACGATCCCTCGCGAGACGCTACACTACAATTACGCGGGATACTGATGAAATTCAAGGCCGTTCTTTCTGATTCGTACCtacatttcaatataaatagatatggTAACTTTGCTGTTTACTTTGCATCCACAGTTAATTACACGACCATGTATATTACTGTGTGAAACATTGTGACGGGGACACTCGAAACGGTAATCATTGGAACATCTCtttatcgtttttattatCTCGAATACCTGTATTTTATAAcggaaaatattcattaaactattctcttttattttccacgttATATTCATCATCGTCGATGTAATCTTTTAATCTCGTGTAAGTGTTGTTACCTTCGAACTCGAAGGAAAGAGTTTTCGAAAGCCTTGATATTTCACAGTCGGATGCGTTACCACTAGCCATGTAGGTAGTCTCGATGTTCTCGCGGCCACGTCCCACGCACTCACATCCAGGTTTCGCACCAAATTCAGCATCGATATcctgaaagaaaaaattcaggAACCAAAgcataaaattccaaaggatAATCCTTGCTTCGTAATCTTCCTTTACAAATTCTTCTACGCTTAAAAGAACATATATCCAAGTTCacgaaacataaaataaatgtcCAAGCCTAATCGCTATGCAATCAAGGAAGATGATcagttaaaaattgttttgatTTTCATGGTGGAATTGCGCGAAATCCAAAGATCTGACGAAGCAGAGCAATTTGTTGAAGAACGCAAGTTAGAGCAGCAAATTAGAACGTTATTGGATCGTGTTGCAGTTTCTAGGGATGCTCGTTTTTAAGGATACTCGGAATCGGAATGGAGATGGGCTGGAACAGGAATAGCAAGGGTGACGTAAGCATCCGATCTGAACACGGCTCGCATACCTAGATCGGACTGAGTATTGGTGACTTCACCGACGACAGTGTCGCGACACATCGGTTCAGTCACCACTGCAAATAACCGAAGAAATCGATGAGAAGTGGGTTCCAGAGTCGAGAGCGTTCTCGTGAAAAACCTATGTCAGACGAAAGAGAAACGCTGCAAGTCGATTTTCATAAATAGACATTAATCAATTGTCGACCTTGACGAGAAATAGAAGTAGTGCTTTTTTTTACCCAAGACACGACGGTTTACCGATTGTTTGAACGGGAAATGATTTATCGAAAGGAAACGTATTGAACAAGTTCGAACTGATTTACGTAGAAACAATTTATGTTGTTTCGTTTCCTcttgtttaattttctataactttTTTACGCTCTCCGAAACCAGTCATTTCTTTGTCCTTTATAAGCGATTTAGAAGCACGATTAGTATTGTTAGAGCCTCGGTATTGGTCGTACGGCATTGCAAACGGGGAGGCTCGTGTCTtgaatagaaatgaaaatcgtCCCGATAATCGATCAGTGAAAATCACGATGATGACCACATAGAAATCCAACGAATAACAAAGCGGGTGTTTACTTTCACTGTGTGAAAAGCTCGCTATATACTTTTGCTTTTACGATCGTGATAATACAATcgctaaataaaatttttgaagtTGAATTCAAATATCGCTCACGGCTCTTTGAAATTCTTCCATGAAGATGTGTCCAtaccaaaaaagaaaagcgtaaaaattataaaattgcaaaataacaGGAATGGCGAGATACCCGCCCATGAGTATCTCCTCGTTCTCGCATCCGATTCCAATGTTCGATTCAAGGTGACTCACGAACATAGTACGCAAAGTGACCGGATGCATTGACGGTAATTTATCCGCCATTAAATGGATTCGGCCTTCAATGCTAATTCGTCTAGCGAAAGTCACGGAAGTAATCAAAGACGCATTAGAGATCGAATGACCGAAATGAACCCGAAATGAAGATCGTTCTACGATTGAACTGCTCGAGATCAATGCACGACCTTTCGAACAGTGCCATTAACGGAGCAGTGTCGAACAGTGCAAAATTTGTTATGCATGGTCATTAAATCAAGAGGACCATCGCGATGAATAACTTTCATGAAGacgtacatacacacacatatggCGCTCGCGATTGCGTAGGCTAGCGTGTGTGGGTAGTCTGGCCTTCAAAGTCCTTCGGTGGAAAAGTAGGGACCAGGATCGTCGACTACGTGGGCTTCCGGTAAGTGGGAGGACTGGATTGAAGGC
This genomic interval carries:
- the LOC122566052 gene encoding uncharacterized protein LOC122566052 — its product is MCVISMLNLVRNLDVSAWDVAARTSRLPTWLVVTHPTVKYQGFRKLFPSSSKVFEIIKTIKRCSNDYRFECPRHNVSHSNIHGRVINCGCKVNSKVTISIYIEM